The following are encoded in a window of Sinomonas cyclohexanicum genomic DNA:
- a CDS encoding 5-dehydro-4-deoxyglucarate dehydratase has translation MHFDGILFFPVTAYDASGAVDTGLTREHIASRLPHRPGGVFAACGTGEYHALTAKEAGAVVRAAVDAVQEGAAPGGTRVPVIGGTGGPLGHAIEAAKAAEDAGADGLLVLPPYLVNAPVAGLERYVEAIAAATSLELVVYHRANAKFTPDAVARLAADPQIVGFKDGVGDIGVTQEVVLAVEATGRADFQFFNGLLTAELTQGAYRGIGMPLYSSAAFAMAPEVANAHYRAYAAGDEARRRELLERFYRPLVALRDAVPGYGVSLVKAGVRLGGLPVGGVRPPLVDPSPEHLAELERILAVGAELAAAEPAAGPAGSLVGTDALTVS, from the coding sequence ATGCACTTCGACGGCATCCTCTTCTTCCCCGTCACCGCCTACGACGCCTCCGGCGCCGTGGACACCGGACTCACCCGTGAGCACATCGCCTCCCGCCTCCCGCATCGCCCCGGGGGCGTCTTCGCCGCGTGCGGCACCGGCGAGTACCACGCGCTCACCGCAAAGGAGGCGGGCGCCGTCGTGCGCGCCGCGGTCGACGCAGTCCAAGAGGGGGCCGCCCCCGGCGGCACCCGCGTCCCCGTGATCGGCGGGACAGGCGGCCCGCTCGGGCACGCGATCGAGGCGGCCAAGGCCGCCGAGGACGCCGGCGCCGACGGCCTGCTCGTGCTGCCCCCCTATCTCGTCAACGCGCCCGTCGCGGGCCTCGAGCGGTACGTCGAGGCGATCGCCGCGGCGACGTCGCTCGAGCTCGTCGTGTACCACCGCGCGAACGCGAAGTTCACGCCCGACGCCGTCGCGCGCCTCGCTGCCGACCCCCAGATCGTCGGGTTCAAGGATGGCGTCGGGGACATCGGCGTGACCCAGGAGGTGGTCCTCGCCGTCGAGGCCACGGGCCGCGCCGACTTCCAGTTCTTCAACGGACTCCTCACGGCCGAGCTCACCCAGGGTGCGTACCGGGGGATCGGGATGCCGCTGTACTCGTCTGCGGCGTTCGCGATGGCCCCCGAGGTCGCCAACGCGCACTACCGTGCGTACGCCGCGGGGGACGAAGCGCGGCGCCGTGAGCTGCTCGAGCGGTTCTACCGCCCGCTCGTCGCGCTGCGGGACGCCGTGCCGGGCTACGGGGTCTCGCTCGTCAAGGCCGGCGTGCGCCTCGGCGGGCTGCCCGTGGGCGGGGTCCGGCCGCCGCTCGTGGACCCCTCGCCGGAGCACCTCGCCGAGCTCGAGCGGATCCTGGCTGTCGGTGCAGAGCTGGCCGCGGCCGAGCCGGCCGCGGGCCCCGCCGGTTCACTGGTGGGCACCGACGCCCTCACGGTGTCGTGA
- a CDS encoding NAD-dependent epimerase/dehydratase family protein yields MSWNPSASSGSSSRIVVTGGSGRLGVSVANHLAARGHEVVSLDRAPSELVHDGVRQLAVDLTDAAATRTAFERLRPDGVVHLAAIAVPFSAPEDVILRTNAQLCLSVLTAAADAGAGRALVASSPTVLGYGAPQGWAPEYLPIDEEHPIAPWNAYALSKATMEATVRMFVAARGDAFRVGAFRPCFVISPQEWHGAPTQQGHTVAERLACPELAAVSLFNYVDARDAAGFTERWLEGAHEVPNGEVFFVGADDAMARAPLAELVPQYFPGTERIAEPLTGTQAAFSSAKALRLLGWRPQRSWRTELAGEPLATTSAHLS; encoded by the coding sequence ATGAGCTGGAACCCTTCTGCCTCCTCTGGCTCATCGTCCCGCATCGTCGTTACCGGCGGATCCGGCCGCCTCGGCGTGAGCGTTGCGAACCACCTCGCCGCCCGCGGCCACGAGGTCGTCTCACTCGACCGCGCGCCGTCGGAGCTCGTGCACGACGGCGTGCGGCAGCTCGCCGTCGACCTCACCGACGCCGCCGCGACCCGGACGGCGTTCGAGCGGCTGCGGCCCGACGGCGTCGTGCACCTCGCCGCGATCGCGGTGCCGTTCAGCGCGCCCGAGGACGTGATCCTGCGGACCAACGCGCAGCTTTGCCTCTCGGTGCTCACCGCGGCGGCCGACGCCGGCGCCGGGCGCGCGCTCGTCGCGTCGAGTCCCACGGTGCTCGGCTACGGGGCGCCGCAGGGGTGGGCGCCGGAGTATCTGCCCATCGACGAGGAGCACCCGATCGCCCCGTGGAACGCCTATGCGCTCTCGAAGGCGACCATGGAGGCGACCGTGCGCATGTTCGTCGCGGCGCGGGGGGACGCGTTCCGCGTCGGCGCGTTCCGGCCGTGCTTCGTCATCAGCCCGCAGGAGTGGCACGGTGCCCCGACGCAGCAGGGCCACACCGTGGCCGAGCGCCTCGCCTGCCCCGAGCTCGCCGCCGTCTCCCTCTTCAACTACGTCGACGCGCGCGATGCCGCGGGGTTCACCGAGCGCTGGCTCGAGGGAGCGCACGAGGTGCCCAACGGGGAGGTGTTCTTCGTCGGCGCCGACGACGCCATGGCCCGCGCCCCGCTCGCCGAGCTCGTGCCGCAGTACTTCCCCGGCACCGAGCGGATCGCCGAGCCCCTCACCGGCACCCAGGCCGCGTTCTCCTCGGCCAAGGCCCTGCGGCTGCTCGGCTGGCGGCCGCAGCGCTCGTGGCGCACCGAGCTCGCCGGCGAGCCCCTCGCGACCACCTCTGCCCACCTCAGCTGA
- a CDS encoding Gfo/Idh/MocA family protein has product MSPEPRSYAIVGTGSRAQMYIDALAGSHAGQGRVVAFVDTNERRMSHYDSRAAVASGPVPLHYTPERLEEMFSVERPHAIVVTSPDSTHARYVTAALARGVDVVCEKPLTTSAEGLRSIVDAARREKETSGAKLVVTFNYRYSPRNSVIKDIIQSGQIGKVTSVHFEWCLDTVHGADYFRRWHRHKANSGGLLVHKSTHHFDLVNWWLDDVPETVYAQGGLRFYGAANAAARGLGERPELSRDNPDRTDPFNLDLAADEKLRELYLDAEADDGYLRDRDVFTEGIDIEDNLSLVVGYRGGASMAYTLVAHSPWEGYRVAINGTEGRVEIEVVERGSVAPDKHTLDPSAAADPHLTGAAARPEGTIVRVQRLWEPARIVEVHEGAGGHGGGDSMLLDDVFRGPAEDPLRRQAGWADGVRSVLVGIAGNESLRTGQPVRIADFGLPLEDAPTRDAAVATAEKAAAR; this is encoded by the coding sequence ATGTCCCCCGAACCCCGCAGCTACGCCATCGTCGGCACCGGGTCGCGTGCCCAGATGTACATCGACGCCCTGGCCGGCAGCCATGCCGGCCAAGGGCGTGTGGTCGCGTTCGTCGACACGAATGAGCGGCGCATGTCCCACTACGACTCGCGGGCGGCCGTGGCCTCCGGCCCCGTCCCGCTCCACTACACGCCCGAGCGGCTCGAGGAGATGTTCAGCGTCGAGCGCCCACACGCCATCGTGGTCACGTCGCCCGACTCCACCCACGCCCGCTACGTGACCGCGGCGCTCGCGCGCGGCGTCGACGTCGTGTGCGAGAAGCCGCTCACCACGAGCGCCGAGGGGCTGCGCAGCATCGTCGACGCGGCGCGGCGCGAGAAAGAGACGTCCGGCGCCAAGCTCGTCGTCACGTTCAACTACCGGTACTCGCCCCGCAACTCGGTCATCAAGGACATCATCCAGTCCGGGCAGATCGGCAAGGTCACCTCTGTCCACTTCGAGTGGTGCCTCGACACAGTCCACGGCGCGGACTACTTCCGCCGCTGGCACCGGCACAAGGCCAACTCGGGCGGCCTCCTCGTGCACAAGTCCACTCACCACTTCGACCTCGTCAACTGGTGGCTCGACGACGTCCCCGAGACCGTCTACGCCCAAGGCGGCCTGCGCTTCTACGGCGCCGCCAACGCCGCCGCACGTGGCCTCGGCGAGCGGCCCGAGCTGAGCCGCGACAACCCGGACCGCACCGACCCCTTCAACCTCGACCTCGCCGCGGACGAGAAGCTCCGCGAGCTCTACCTCGACGCCGAGGCCGACGACGGCTACCTCCGCGATCGTGACGTCTTCACCGAGGGGATCGACATCGAGGACAACCTGAGCCTCGTGGTCGGCTACCGCGGCGGCGCGTCGATGGCGTACACGCTCGTGGCGCACTCGCCATGGGAGGGCTACCGCGTGGCGATCAACGGCACCGAGGGCCGGGTCGAGATCGAGGTCGTGGAGCGCGGCTCGGTCGCCCCGGACAAGCACACCTTGGACCCCTCCGCCGCTGCGGACCCCCACCTGACCGGCGCCGCGGCCCGGCCCGAGGGCACGATCGTGCGCGTCCAGCGCCTGTGGGAGCCCGCACGGATCGTCGAGGTCCACGAGGGCGCGGGCGGGCACGGCGGCGGCGACTCCATGCTGCTCGACGACGTGTTCCGCGGCCCGGCCGAGGACCCGCTCCGCCGCCAGGCCGGGTGGGCCGACGGCGTGCGCAGCGTCCTGGTCGGGATCGCCGGCAACGAGTCGCTCCGCACCGGCCAGCCCGTCCGGATCGCGGACTTCGGCCTCCCGCTCGAAGACGCGCCGACGCGCGACGCGGCCGTCGCCACCGCCGAGAAGGCGGCCGCCCGATGA
- a CDS encoding mandelate racemase/muconate lactonizing enzyme family protein, translating into MSTSPEPVLASLTTRLLVPPLPRPWGPDVPEVHVIVVDVEDTAGNRGTGFSWTPTIGAGAVRGLLEEDIARAAVGGPTHPEAVWDSLWRHLHEAGGGGLTTIALAGLDLALWDLTARRLGEPIAGLLGRRRASMPAYGSGVNLHYSLEELLDQVHRWVAAGYGAVKIKVGGPDIEEDVERVAAVREVLGPHRRLMVDANQRWDLPAARRAVAALERFGLHWLEEPLRAEDLDGHVQLRRSVSVPIAVGENLHTLQRFREYLVAGACDIIQPNIIRVGGITPFRRIAALAASGSVELAPHLLTDLSAQLAATLPGAVHVEEVEDTAFETLGLLAAPSPVVRKGAAVHLEPAPGLGLEFVERLAAPAVLSAATPLGDHA; encoded by the coding sequence GTGAGCACCTCGCCCGAGCCGGTGCTCGCCTCCCTCACCACGAGGCTCCTCGTCCCGCCGCTCCCGCGGCCCTGGGGACCGGACGTGCCCGAGGTCCACGTCATCGTCGTCGACGTCGAGGACACGGCAGGCAACCGTGGCACAGGATTCTCGTGGACCCCGACCATCGGCGCCGGTGCGGTGCGCGGCCTCCTCGAGGAGGACATCGCACGGGCCGCCGTCGGCGGGCCCACGCACCCCGAGGCCGTGTGGGACTCCCTCTGGCGGCATCTGCACGAGGCCGGAGGGGGCGGCCTGACGACCATCGCGCTCGCGGGCCTCGACCTCGCACTCTGGGACCTGACCGCCCGCCGCCTCGGCGAGCCGATCGCGGGACTGCTGGGGCGGCGTCGTGCGTCGATGCCCGCCTACGGGTCCGGCGTGAACCTGCACTACAGCCTCGAGGAACTCCTCGACCAGGTCCACCGGTGGGTCGCCGCGGGGTACGGCGCGGTCAAGATCAAGGTCGGCGGGCCGGACATCGAGGAGGACGTCGAGCGGGTCGCCGCAGTGCGTGAGGTCCTCGGGCCGCACCGGCGGCTCATGGTCGACGCGAACCAGCGCTGGGACCTGCCCGCCGCGCGGCGGGCCGTCGCCGCGCTCGAGCGGTTCGGGCTGCACTGGCTCGAGGAGCCCCTGCGCGCCGAGGACCTCGACGGACACGTGCAGCTGCGCCGGTCCGTGTCCGTGCCGATCGCCGTGGGGGAGAACCTCCACACGCTCCAGCGCTTCCGCGAGTACCTCGTGGCCGGCGCGTGCGACATCATCCAGCCGAACATCATCCGCGTCGGCGGGATCACGCCGTTCCGGCGCATCGCGGCGCTCGCGGCGTCCGGATCCGTGGAGCTCGCACCGCACCTGCTCACCGACCTCTCGGCCCAGCTCGCCGCAACCCTGCCCGGCGCCGTGCACGTCGAGGAGGTCGAGGACACCGCCTTCGAGACGCTCGGGCTGCTCGCCGCACCGTCGCCAGTCGTTCGCAAGGGCGCCGCCGTCCACCTCGAGCCGGCTCCTGGCCTGGGCCTCGAGTTCGTCGAGCGGCTTGCGGCCCCCGCCGTCCTGTCAGCCGCCACACCCCTAGGAGACCACGCATGA
- a CDS encoding rhamnulokinase — protein sequence MSARMFVAVDVGASSGRVILATVTNGGAAGEQGRTHDGAAKVALDVVHRFPNGVIDDGVDRSGARVLRWDAPGIFAEVMTGLGKAADASRQRGLRIESIGIDTWAVDYGLVDAAGRLKEPVYAYRDGRTHATVPTVHGTVPPERLYEVTGLQFLPFTTVYQLAAEPRLDGYEALLIPDLLAFWLTGARRTEETNASTTGLLDARTGTWSRELFEALGLPEGLFPELIAPGQAYGTLLPLVVERTGLPADTPVVAVGSHDTASAVAAVPVEAGGAIAGDDVAYISSGTWSLVGVELQTPVLTEESRAANFTNERGVDGTIRYLRNVGGLWLLSECQRQWASEGRGLTLEGLLEAAAALPAGGPQVDVDSDEFIAPGGMPARIAAAAARRGEPLAEAPGAVVRCILDSLAAAYARTIARAAELSGRRPRVVHVVGGGSQNELLCRLTAAATGLPVLAGPVEATALGNVLVQARAAGALSGGLAALRAAVRASVELREHVPAAV from the coding sequence ATGAGCGCCAGGATGTTTGTCGCGGTCGACGTCGGTGCCTCCTCCGGACGCGTCATCCTCGCCACCGTCACGAACGGCGGTGCGGCGGGTGAGCAGGGCAGGACGCACGACGGCGCCGCGAAGGTCGCGCTCGACGTCGTCCACCGCTTCCCCAACGGCGTGATCGACGACGGCGTGGACCGCAGCGGCGCGCGCGTGCTGCGGTGGGACGCGCCCGGGATCTTCGCCGAGGTCATGACGGGCCTGGGCAAGGCCGCCGATGCTTCGCGGCAGCGCGGGCTGCGGATCGAGAGCATCGGCATCGACACATGGGCCGTGGACTACGGCCTCGTCGACGCCGCGGGACGGCTCAAGGAGCCCGTGTACGCCTACCGCGACGGACGGACCCACGCCACCGTCCCGACCGTGCACGGCACGGTCCCGCCCGAACGGCTCTACGAGGTCACCGGCCTGCAGTTCCTGCCCTTCACCACGGTCTACCAGCTCGCGGCCGAGCCGCGCCTGGACGGGTACGAGGCACTGCTCATCCCGGACCTGCTCGCGTTCTGGCTCACCGGCGCGCGCCGCACCGAGGAGACGAACGCGTCCACGACCGGGCTCCTCGACGCGCGCACGGGGACCTGGTCGCGCGAGCTGTTCGAGGCGCTCGGGCTGCCCGAGGGGCTCTTTCCGGAGCTCATCGCCCCGGGCCAGGCGTATGGCACGCTCCTGCCGTTGGTTGTCGAGCGCACCGGGCTGCCCGCGGACACGCCCGTGGTCGCGGTCGGCTCGCACGACACCGCCTCTGCCGTCGCGGCCGTGCCGGTGGAGGCGGGCGGGGCCATTGCGGGGGATGACGTCGCATACATCTCCTCGGGAACGTGGTCGCTCGTGGGCGTCGAACTCCAGACGCCCGTGCTCACCGAGGAAAGCCGGGCGGCCAACTTCACGAACGAACGCGGCGTGGACGGCACCATCCGCTACCTGCGCAACGTCGGCGGGCTCTGGCTCCTGAGCGAATGCCAGCGCCAGTGGGCATCCGAGGGCCGCGGCCTCACGCTCGAGGGGCTGCTCGAGGCGGCCGCAGCGCTGCCTGCCGGGGGCCCGCAGGTCGACGTCGACTCGGACGAGTTCATCGCCCCCGGCGGCATGCCCGCAAGGATCGCGGCCGCTGCGGCGCGCCGGGGCGAGCCGCTCGCGGAGGCGCCCGGCGCCGTCGTACGCTGCATCCTCGACAGCCTCGCGGCCGCCTACGCGCGCACGATCGCGCGGGCCGCCGAGCTGTCGGGGCGGCGCCCCCGGGTGGTGCACGTGGTGGGCGGCGGGTCGCAGAACGAGCTCCTGTGCCGGCTCACCGCGGCCGCGACCGGGCTGCCGGTGCTCGCGGGCCCCGTCGAGGCGACGGCGCTCGGCAACGTGCTCGTCCAGGCCCGCGCGGCCGGGGCGCTCTCCGGTGGCCTGGCCGCCCTCCGCGCGGCCGTCCGGGCCAGCGTCGAGCTGCGGGAGCACGTGCCCGCGGCGGTGTAG
- a CDS encoding ANTAR domain-containing protein: MAARPPHDPATPDPIHLLLAHTDLSSLLGALTVRTQMLLSRLAPAECGIVLRRRNHSAPTAAGSSDALAGLIEERLADDDADLATALDRGSSAAHVRLPAPWASTAAWGLDAGLLVAPVAAGPTARAALAMIGAIPPDLPGRRRILAGIGRLRNQASWALRLGVRFADHEERSQHRAHAMEHRTVIDVAVGVIMAQSRCSAEEAFGILRRASNNRNIKVHDVAAELVQRIHPELPQTAFVD, translated from the coding sequence ATGGCCGCCCGGCCTCCGCACGACCCTGCCACCCCAGACCCCATCCACCTGCTGCTGGCGCATACCGACCTCAGCTCGCTCCTCGGCGCCCTCACCGTGCGCACGCAGATGCTGCTCTCGCGCCTTGCGCCCGCCGAGTGCGGGATCGTGCTTCGGCGGCGCAATCACTCCGCGCCCACCGCCGCGGGCAGTTCCGATGCCCTGGCCGGGCTGATCGAGGAGAGGCTCGCGGACGACGACGCCGACCTCGCCACCGCGCTTGACCGCGGCAGCTCCGCCGCGCACGTCCGGCTCCCCGCCCCCTGGGCATCGACGGCCGCATGGGGCCTCGACGCCGGGCTCCTCGTGGCGCCCGTCGCCGCCGGCCCGACCGCGCGGGCAGCACTGGCGATGATCGGCGCCATTCCCCCGGACCTTCCCGGGCGGCGTAGGATCCTGGCCGGCATCGGGCGGCTCCGGAACCAGGCATCATGGGCGCTGCGGCTCGGGGTGCGGTTCGCCGACCACGAAGAACGGTCACAGCATCGGGCGCACGCGATGGAGCATCGCACGGTCATCGACGTCGCCGTCGGCGTCATCATGGCCCAGAGCCGATGCTCCGCGGAGGAGGCGTTCGGCATCCTGCGGAGAGCATCGAACAACCGGAACATCAAGGTCCACGATGTCGCCGCCGAGCTGGTCCAGCGCATCCACCCCGAGCTCCCGCAGACGGCGTTCGTCGACTGA